A genome region from Macrotis lagotis isolate mMagLag1 chromosome 4, bilby.v1.9.chrom.fasta, whole genome shotgun sequence includes the following:
- the LOC141520794 gene encoding olfactory receptor 13A1-like, producing MPLTNQSPKPITFSNQTLVTEFILQGFSENPHVEILAFCLFLFFYLLTVIGNSLIIASVWLTSGLHTPMYFFLINLALLDIICTTTVIPKLLENLMEEKKTISFVGCMTQVYVFSWGLLSELILFTAMAYDRYVAICRPLHYSTLMNNKICGISVAVVWIVGGLVSGMHTAMLAQLSFCGPNKIEHFFCEIPPILLLSCSSTKVNELMEFVTDLLLGGGNFFLTTMSYVYIIANILKIRSEEGKKKAFSTCSSHLIVVTMYYISIFSAYISPSASYSPGKGKAIAALYTTLSPAVNPLIYTLRNKDVKIALRKLFVRLFSF from the coding sequence ATGCCTTTGACTAATCAGTCTCCCAAACCTATAACTTTTAGTAACCAGACATTGGTCACTGAATTCATCCTACAGGGCTTCTCTGAAAATCCTCATGTTGAAATCCTTGCCTTTTGCCTTTTTCTGTTCTTCTATCTTCTGACTGTTATTGGCAACTCCCTCATTATTGCTTCAGTGTGGCTCACTTCAGGGCTTCACACACCCATGTATTTTTTCCTGATCAACTTGGCCTTGCTGGATATCATTTGCACAACCACAGTGATTCCCAAATTGTTGGAAAACctaatggaggaaaagaaaaccatCTCCTTTGTTGGGTGCATGACCCAGGTGTATGTATTCTCTTGGGGCCTGCTTTCTGAGCTCATTCTTTTCACAGCTATGGCTTATGATCGGTATGTCGCTATTTGTCGACCACTGCATTACAGTACTCTGATGAACAACAAGATTTGTGGGATATCAGTGGCTGTGGTGTGGATTGTGGGTGGACTGGTTTCTGGAATGCACACAGCAATGCTGGCACAATTGTCTTTCTGTGGTCCTAATAAAATTGAGCACTTTTTCTGTGAGATCCCCCCAATCCTGCTGCTTTCTTGTTCCTCAACAAAGGTCAATGAGTTAATGGAATTTGTGACTGACCTCCTCCTAGGTGGTGGCAATTTTTTTTTGACCACAATGTCTTATGTTTATATAATCGCCAACATCTTGAAGATTCGTTctgaagaggggaagaagaaggcaTTCTCTACCTGTTCTTCCCACCTCATTGTGgttactatgtactatatttctatattttctgcATATATAAGTCCAAGTGCCAGTTATTCTCCTGGAAAAGGGAAGGCCATAGCTGCTCTATATACGACTCTGAGCCCTGCTGTAAATCCATTAATTTATACTCTGAGGAACAAGGATGTCAAAATAGCCCTTAGAAAACTCTTTGTgaggttgttttcattttag